In a single window of the Terriglobales bacterium genome:
- a CDS encoding twin-arginine translocation signal domain-containing protein: MDATRRDFLKVATLGGVAASVFGFDLAPAYAQLRELKIARATETRSTCPYCAVSCGVIIYTSGDKAKNVTPQVIHVEGDPDHPINRGTLCPKGASLEQEISNPRRLTKPQVRRPGGTEWQDISWDDAINEIAGLVKKSRDETFVTKDPQGHTVNRCEGIAFIGGCTDTNEMNYLVVKSMRSMGVCYIENQARV, from the coding sequence ATGGATGCAACCAGAAGAGACTTCCTCAAAGTTGCGACTCTGGGCGGCGTGGCAGCTTCGGTCTTCGGTTTTGATCTGGCGCCAGCGTATGCGCAACTGCGGGAACTCAAAATCGCGCGTGCCACGGAGACCCGGTCCACCTGCCCTTATTGCGCGGTGAGCTGCGGCGTCATCATCTACACTTCGGGCGATAAGGCCAAGAACGTGACTCCACAGGTGATCCATGTGGAGGGGGATCCGGATCATCCCATCAATCGCGGCACGTTGTGCCCTAAGGGCGCTTCCCTCGAGCAGGAAATCTCGAACCCGCGACGCCTCACCAAGCCTCAGGTTCGCCGGCCCGGTGGAACCGAATGGCAAGACATTTCCTGGGACGATGCGATCAATGAGATCGCCGGATTGGTCAAGAAATCGCGCGACGAGACGTTTGTGACCAAAGACCCGCAGGGGCACACCGTGAACCGCTGTGAAGGGATTGCGTTTATCGGTGGCTGCACCGACACGAACGAAATGAACTATCTCGTCGTAAAGAGTATGCGCAGCATGGGGGTCTGCTACATCGAAAACCAGGCGCGGGTTTGA
- the fdnG gene encoding formate dehydrogenase-N subunit alpha, with amino-acid sequence MTNGYTDIKNSDMILIMGGNPAENHPCGFKWAIEAKRTRNAKMIVVDPRFTRTAATSDLFLQIRAGSDIAFLGGVIRYAIENNRIAHEYLTNFTNAAFIVKQGFKLPEDGLYSGFDPATQIYDKSTWNYEQGGDLSGTAVPAAAAMAGHGAAMVSHDRDSSSAAHAGGSGAQSGPEKPGGEGQSYQAASPTGAKATESSKPTPMLPPTVAYDLTLQHPRCVFQLLKQQYSRYTPEMVERITGIPKDQFLKAADLFTSVRKDGDMKRVATIMYAVGWTQHTFGTQIIRAAAMLQLLLGNVGRAGGGVNALRGHSNIQGATDMGGVFDIWPGYLKTPSPADINLSVYLKRTTPTASKPAPWDSYNYWTNTSKFAVSLLKAFYGDAATKQNDWAFHYMPKADRNYSWTQIWDNMYRGSVKGMFAFGMNGVAIGPDSQKNIDALKKADWLVVGEIYPDETSEFWRSPGISPEEMKTINTTVYRLPCAGFAEKDGSMTNSSRWLQWKNVALPPPGEARLDQDIVAQIFLKVRELYKKEGGKFPDPILNLTWSYTDPQHPSLAELAKEINGKALADLTDPKTQQIIKKGQQLPGFAWLKDDGTTSCGNWIYSGCWTEAGPQLARRGTEDPTGLGIYQNWAWSWPANRRVLYNRASCDTSGKPWDPERKQVWWNESANLWTGNDVPDFKADSPPKEHMGPFIMNPEGVGRIFGPLASFADGPFPEHYEPFESPVQNALHPNHSNNPVVKKFSTPADKYGTTSEGFNIICTTYRLTEHYHYWTKNNQMNVQLIPEPFVEIPVELAQELGIKGNDKVKVTSARSYYIAKAFVTKRIKPMSIDGKKIYQIGIPIHQGYRGIQEDAGKDARTIANRLTPTVTDPNAYTPEFKGFLVKLEKA; translated from the coding sequence ATGACGAATGGTTATACCGACATCAAGAATAGCGACATGATCTTGATCATGGGTGGCAATCCTGCCGAGAACCACCCATGCGGATTCAAGTGGGCCATCGAAGCCAAGAGAACTCGTAACGCCAAGATGATCGTGGTGGATCCACGCTTCACCCGCACAGCTGCCACGTCCGATCTATTCCTGCAGATCCGAGCTGGATCCGATATCGCGTTCCTGGGCGGAGTTATCCGCTACGCAATCGAAAATAACCGCATCGCGCATGAATACCTGACGAACTTTACCAATGCCGCCTTCATCGTAAAGCAGGGTTTCAAGCTGCCAGAAGACGGCTTGTATTCGGGTTTCGATCCAGCCACACAGATCTACGACAAATCCACTTGGAATTACGAGCAGGGTGGCGATTTGAGTGGCACAGCCGTCCCGGCCGCAGCAGCCATGGCCGGTCACGGCGCGGCGATGGTTAGCCACGATAGAGACAGCTCCTCGGCTGCGCACGCTGGCGGAAGTGGAGCCCAGAGCGGGCCTGAGAAGCCGGGTGGCGAGGGGCAGAGCTATCAGGCAGCGAGCCCGACAGGCGCGAAGGCGACTGAGTCATCCAAGCCCACCCCCATGCTTCCTCCAACCGTAGCTTATGACCTAACTTTGCAGCATCCGCGTTGCGTTTTTCAGTTACTGAAACAGCAGTATTCGCGCTACACCCCGGAAATGGTGGAGCGCATCACTGGCATACCAAAAGATCAGTTCTTGAAGGCCGCCGACCTTTTTACTTCGGTTCGTAAAGATGGAGACATGAAGCGGGTTGCCACCATCATGTACGCGGTGGGTTGGACGCAGCACACATTCGGGACGCAGATCATCCGCGCTGCAGCAATGTTGCAACTGCTACTCGGAAACGTGGGGAGAGCGGGCGGGGGTGTCAATGCACTTCGTGGACACTCCAATATTCAGGGCGCGACCGACATGGGCGGCGTGTTTGACATTTGGCCTGGCTATTTGAAGACTCCGAGTCCTGCGGATATAAACCTGAGTGTCTACCTGAAGCGTACTACGCCCACTGCGTCCAAACCCGCTCCCTGGGATTCATACAATTATTGGACGAACACCTCGAAGTTTGCGGTCTCGTTGCTTAAAGCCTTCTACGGGGACGCTGCCACCAAGCAAAACGACTGGGCCTTTCACTATATGCCAAAGGCGGACCGCAACTACTCGTGGACCCAGATTTGGGACAACATGTACCGCGGGTCGGTAAAGGGAATGTTTGCCTTCGGCATGAACGGCGTCGCCATTGGGCCCGACTCACAGAAAAATATTGACGCCCTCAAAAAAGCCGATTGGCTCGTTGTAGGCGAGATTTATCCCGATGAGACCAGCGAATTCTGGAGGTCGCCGGGAATCTCGCCGGAAGAAATGAAGACCATCAACACCACGGTCTATCGCCTGCCCTGCGCTGGGTTCGCTGAGAAAGATGGATCGATGACGAATTCCTCTCGCTGGCTGCAATGGAAGAACGTCGCCCTCCCGCCACCGGGGGAAGCCCGCCTGGACCAGGACATCGTCGCGCAGATCTTCCTCAAGGTCCGCGAACTGTATAAGAAAGAAGGTGGCAAGTTCCCGGATCCCATCCTGAACCTGACATGGTCCTACACAGATCCTCAGCATCCGTCTCTGGCGGAGTTAGCGAAAGAGATCAACGGCAAAGCCCTCGCGGACCTTACGGATCCAAAGACCCAGCAGATCATCAAGAAGGGGCAGCAACTGCCGGGCTTCGCATGGTTAAAAGATGACGGTACTACTTCCTGCGGCAATTGGATTTATTCCGGATGCTGGACTGAAGCGGGACCGCAACTCGCACGCCGCGGCACCGAAGATCCAACTGGCCTTGGCATTTACCAGAACTGGGCCTGGTCCTGGCCGGCGAACCGCCGCGTTCTCTACAACCGCGCGTCCTGCGACACGTCGGGAAAACCCTGGGATCCGGAACGGAAACAGGTCTGGTGGAATGAGTCGGCAAACCTCTGGACCGGAAATGACGTACCGGATTTCAAGGCAGACTCACCCCCCAAAGAACACATGGGACCATTCATCATGAACCCGGAAGGGGTCGGGCGAATCTTTGGGCCTTTGGCGTCTTTCGCTGACGGTCCATTCCCGGAGCATTACGAACCGTTTGAGAGTCCCGTTCAGAACGCGCTGCATCCGAACCACTCAAACAACCCGGTGGTCAAGAAATTCTCCACGCCGGCGGACAAGTACGGCACCACCAGCGAAGGCTTCAACATCATCTGCACCACTTATCGGCTCACCGAGCATTACCACTACTGGACCAAAAACAATCAGATGAACGTGCAGCTCATACCGGAGCCATTCGTTGAGATCCCGGTTGAGTTGGCGCAGGAATTAGGAATCAAGGGTAACGATAAGGTGAAGGTGACCAGCGCGAGGAGCTATTACATCGCAAAGGCTTTCGTCACCAAGCGTATCAAGCCCATGAGCATTGACGGCAAGAAGATTTATCAGATCGGGATTCCGATCCACCAGGGTTATCGCGGCATTCAGGAGGACGCAGGCAAGGACGCGAGGACCATCGCCAACCGGCTCACTCCGACGGTGACCGATCCCAACGCGTACACGCCGGAGTTCAAGGGCTTTCTGGTCAAACTGGAAAAGGCATAG
- a CDS encoding formate dehydrogenase subunit gamma produces MSTSRVFSPAQSSGHSGDRVVRYTLTERVNHWIATFSYVYCLLTGLAFWSPYMYWLAAVVGSGPTARFWHPWVGLIFTISTLWMYEMWRRDMRTTDADRRWSKLIPYYVRNEDERLPPIGRFNYGQKLLFWLMFYGAILLVLSGFGLWFVESIPWSLRWLRYLAITVHVTAALATIGGFIIHVYMSTAFVRGSFTSMVRGEVSSIWAKTHHRLWYEQVTKGTSAEK; encoded by the coding sequence GTGAGCACTTCGCGAGTCTTTTCGCCTGCGCAAAGCAGTGGCCATTCAGGCGACCGGGTTGTCCGGTACACACTTACCGAGCGCGTCAACCACTGGATCGCTACGTTCTCCTACGTCTATTGCCTGCTGACGGGTTTGGCTTTTTGGTCACCTTACATGTATTGGCTGGCCGCCGTGGTCGGCAGCGGGCCGACTGCCCGCTTCTGGCATCCCTGGGTTGGCCTGATCTTTACCATATCGACGCTATGGATGTACGAGATGTGGCGGCGTGACATGCGCACAACCGACGCTGACCGCCGTTGGTCGAAACTGATCCCTTATTACGTCCGGAATGAGGACGAGAGACTTCCGCCGATTGGCCGTTTTAACTATGGCCAGAAATTATTGTTCTGGCTAATGTTTTATGGCGCCATTTTACTGGTGCTTTCCGGTTTTGGATTGTGGTTCGTCGAATCCATCCCCTGGAGCCTGCGCTGGCTGCGCTATCTAGCGATCACCGTACACGTCACGGCAGCGCTGGCGACCATCGGCGGCTTCATCATTCACGTTTACATGAGCACAGCCTTTGTGCGCGGGAGTTTCACTTCGATGGTTCGTGGTGAAGTCTCGTCCATCTGGGCTAAAACGCATCACCGGCTCTGGTATGAGCAGGTCACCAAGGGGACGTCGGCCGAGAAATGA
- the fdhD gene encoding formate dehydrogenase accessory sulfurtransferase FdhD: MEKETIPPISGPGDSHRLATSHDRSRSILPVPVETAEGPVLSRRQDLVAVEEPLQIRLSYEREGERVEKDLAITMRTPGHDPELAAGFLFSEGILHSADQILSIGDTDPVSSTPGNRNGVTIELRPGVDYDFGRLERNFYVSSSCGVCGKASIEAVRSQICFPLPFDTPLIEVSLIPGLPDSLRKAQSVFDRTGGLHAAGLFDTSGRLLSLREDVGRHNAVDKLIGYEFLQGALPLRESVILVSGRASFELVQKALMAGIPIMIAVGAPSSLAVEMALRFRMTLVGFLRGERFNVYSGTYRLRGPAKQEKEA, translated from the coding sequence ATGGAGAAAGAGACCATCCCGCCGATCTCCGGCCCTGGCGACTCCCATCGCCTGGCGACTTCCCACGATCGCAGCCGAAGCATATTGCCCGTACCGGTTGAAACGGCCGAGGGTCCTGTCTTAAGTCGCAGGCAAGACTTAGTTGCTGTCGAAGAGCCACTGCAGATCAGACTCAGCTATGAACGGGAAGGCGAGCGCGTCGAGAAAGACCTCGCGATCACGATGCGCACTCCCGGTCATGACCCAGAGCTGGCCGCAGGTTTTCTCTTCTCCGAAGGAATTCTCCACAGTGCCGACCAAATCCTTAGCATTGGCGACACCGATCCAGTGTCCAGCACACCGGGGAATCGCAACGGCGTCACCATCGAGTTACGGCCGGGAGTTGATTATGACTTCGGGCGGCTGGAACGAAACTTCTACGTCTCTTCCAGCTGTGGTGTTTGCGGGAAAGCGTCAATTGAAGCGGTACGGTCGCAAATCTGCTTTCCATTGCCCTTTGACACGCCCCTCATAGAAGTATCTCTGATACCGGGCCTGCCCGACTCTCTTCGCAAGGCCCAATCCGTTTTTGATCGAACTGGGGGATTGCACGCAGCCGGACTTTTCGACACTTCTGGTCGCTTGTTGAGCCTGCGAGAAGATGTGGGCCGGCATAACGCTGTGGACAAGTTAATCGGATACGAATTTCTGCAGGGGGCACTCCCACTTCGCGAGAGCGTGATTCTGGTCAGCGGGCGTGCCAGTTTCGAGTTGGTCCAGAAAGCCCTGATGGCCGGCATTCCGATCATGATTGCGGTTGGAGCTCCATCGAGTCTCGCAGTCGAGATGGCCCTGAGATTCCGGATGACTCTGGTTGGCTTTCTACGCGGAGAACGCTTCAACGTATATTCCGGGACATATCGCCTTCGCGGTCCGGCAAAACAAGAGAAAGAGGCATGA
- the fdxH gene encoding formate dehydrogenase subunit beta, whose product MQINRISGHPGPVPGAGVERAEQVCKLVDTTTCIGCKACEVACLEWNGYTFTETVFDNSYQTMPETTWNYWNLIKFNEHENADGSISLLMRKDQCMHCAEPGCLAACPADGAIVQYTNGIVDFQQEHCIGCGYCVSGCPFNIPKFNQQTKKMFKCTLCSDRVSQGLEPACIKACPTGCLHFGTKDDMRGLAEARAQQLRGNGLEKAGVYDPPGVGGTGVIYVLHDVSNPEAYGGLPKDPRIPWVVRFWKGPAKWIGNFAIWFGVVGVTLHYLRFGPKEIESDKDRKRGQP is encoded by the coding sequence TTGCAAATCAATAGAATCTCCGGCCATCCCGGACCGGTGCCTGGGGCGGGAGTGGAGCGCGCCGAACAAGTCTGCAAGCTGGTGGATACCACCACGTGCATCGGCTGCAAAGCCTGCGAAGTGGCCTGTCTCGAATGGAACGGTTACACATTCACCGAGACCGTGTTCGACAACAGTTACCAGACGATGCCGGAGACGACGTGGAATTACTGGAATCTCATCAAATTCAACGAGCACGAGAACGCAGACGGCTCTATAAGTTTGCTCATGCGCAAGGACCAGTGCATGCACTGCGCCGAGCCGGGCTGTCTGGCGGCGTGCCCGGCGGACGGCGCCATCGTTCAATATACGAACGGTATCGTTGATTTTCAGCAGGAGCACTGCATCGGCTGCGGCTATTGCGTCAGCGGGTGCCCGTTCAATATTCCCAAGTTCAATCAGCAGACTAAAAAGATGTTCAAATGCACCCTTTGTTCCGACCGCGTCTCACAGGGGCTGGAGCCTGCCTGCATTAAGGCCTGTCCTACGGGCTGTCTGCACTTCGGAACGAAAGACGATATGCGAGGCCTTGCTGAGGCCCGGGCGCAGCAACTTCGCGGGAACGGTCTGGAGAAAGCTGGAGTGTATGATCCGCCGGGCGTCGGGGGAACCGGCGTCATCTATGTTCTCCATGATGTTTCTAATCCGGAGGCGTATGGCGGATTACCCAAGGACCCTCGTATTCCATGGGTTGTCCGTTTTTGGAAAGGGCCGGCTAAGTGGATTGGAAACTTCGCAATCTGGTTTGGGGTTGTGGGCGTGACCCTGCATTATCTGCGATTCGGTCCCAAGGAAATTGAGAGCGATAAGGACAGGAAAAGAGGACAGCCGTGA
- a CDS encoding creatininase family protein, which yields MNNSAQQSSRRRFLAQVAAIPVVAALKLPAIGEASVPASSHNWGDVVGYDIDDLIHRSKLAILPLGSVEFHGPSGPAVADTILAEGIASRVAQRLPAAVFPVVSYAQCPANTAGFHGSISIRPEVMTMLYTDILRGIVANGFQKVLVLNAHSGNVGPARAAVAEVTQQHVGTQMIVVNWWETLTPEVLDRLHLFTSGNGGHGHGGPLELSATAVFAPNSVQPGRAPDLPGSEGVGREFPYYMDKSGAPGWQAYSGKLSEISRDKGEKLVQIVVNKIHDLVANWLEHDKEPGNW from the coding sequence ATGAACAATTCAGCTCAGCAATCTTCCCGTCGGCGTTTTCTAGCCCAAGTTGCTGCCATTCCCGTTGTAGCCGCGCTCAAGCTGCCCGCCATAGGAGAGGCTTCTGTGCCGGCGAGCAGCCACAATTGGGGCGACGTAGTGGGATACGATATTGACGATCTTATCCATCGTTCCAAGCTAGCCATCTTGCCGCTGGGTTCAGTCGAGTTTCACGGTCCGAGTGGACCTGCCGTGGCCGATACCATCCTAGCTGAAGGTATTGCCTCGCGGGTTGCCCAGCGCCTGCCCGCTGCGGTTTTTCCAGTGGTGAGCTATGCGCAGTGTCCGGCAAATACCGCCGGGTTCCACGGCAGCATTTCAATACGGCCAGAAGTGATGACCATGTTGTATACCGATATTCTTCGCGGAATCGTCGCCAACGGTTTTCAGAAGGTGCTTGTTCTGAATGCTCACAGCGGCAACGTTGGGCCGGCACGCGCTGCGGTAGCGGAGGTGACTCAACAGCATGTCGGTACACAGATGATCGTGGTCAATTGGTGGGAGACGTTAACTCCCGAAGTGCTTGATCGCCTCCATCTATTTACTTCGGGAAATGGCGGGCATGGGCACGGTGGTCCTTTGGAATTGTCTGCCACCGCAGTTTTTGCTCCGAATAGCGTGCAACCGGGGCGAGCACCTGACCTCCCCGGCAGCGAGGGCGTAGGCCGGGAATTTCCTTACTACATGGACAAAAGCGGCGCACCCGGGTGGCAGGCCTACTCCGGCAAGCTCAGCGAGATCTCTCGCGACAAAGGAGAAAAGTTAGTGCAAATAGTAGTAAACAAAATCCACGACCTGGTAGCGAACTGGCTTGAACACGATAAAGAACCCGGTAACTGGTGA
- a CDS encoding DUF4256 domain-containing protein, producing the protein MRGTKGRNTSSNKKELSVQQREELLRVLKARFEKNTNRHQGLAWADVKAKLEADTEKLWSLGEMERTGGEPDVVGHDKKTGEYIFYDCSAESPKGRRSVCYDREALESRKEHKPADSAINMADAMDIELLTEEQYRDLQKLGEFDTKTSSWVKTPSAIRKLGGAIFCDRRYDTVFVYHNGAESYYAVRGFRGALRV; encoded by the coding sequence ATGAGAGGAACAAAAGGGCGGAACACGAGTAGCAACAAAAAGGAGTTGTCAGTACAACAACGCGAAGAACTACTCAGAGTGTTAAAAGCCCGTTTTGAGAAAAACACGAACCGCCATCAAGGTCTCGCGTGGGCCGACGTAAAAGCAAAGCTGGAAGCTGATACCGAAAAACTGTGGTCACTCGGTGAGATGGAACGAACTGGCGGTGAACCGGACGTTGTTGGTCATGATAAAAAGACCGGCGAATACATTTTTTATGATTGTTCAGCGGAAAGTCCCAAAGGCCGCAGAAGTGTCTGCTACGACCGTGAAGCGCTGGAGTCAAGGAAAGAACATAAACCTGCCGATAGCGCCATTAATATGGCAGATGCCATGGATATTGAGCTTTTAACAGAAGAACAATATCGAGACTTGCAGAAACTGGGAGAATTCGATACCAAAACCTCGAGTTGGGTGAAAACACCTTCCGCTATCAGGAAACTCGGCGGCGCCATCTTTTGTGATCGCCGCTACGATACAGTTTTCGTGTATCACAACGGTGCGGAATCCTACTATGCTGTCAGAGGGTTCCGGGGAGCGCTGAGGGTATAA
- a CDS encoding formate dehydrogenase accessory protein FdhE — MKRSKWDERMRRADQLARAHPFAAEVLQFYTRITSFQQALYADLESSCGDAKRARTEGVLRDELDLFILLPKFPQFLALVETIAPAPLAHSAAELIAQGAQRWQELLQACWADSESQPSSAEAVLSRLFLQPYAEFLADYTQKPTSGRVQPLCPVCGSRPQAGILRPEGDGGKRSLICSLCANEWEFRRLLCPSCGEENVEKLVIYTADQFQHVRIEACDSCHHYIKTIDLTKNGNAVPVVDELAAIPLSLWAEEHGYSKLQTNLLGI; from the coding sequence ATGAAGCGATCCAAGTGGGACGAGCGGATGCGGCGTGCTGATCAGTTGGCGAGGGCGCATCCCTTTGCAGCTGAAGTGTTGCAGTTTTACACGCGTATCACTAGCTTTCAGCAAGCCCTTTACGCCGACCTTGAGTCCTCCTGCGGGGATGCGAAGAGGGCCCGCACGGAGGGCGTGCTGCGCGACGAACTGGATTTATTTATTCTCCTTCCGAAGTTTCCTCAGTTCCTTGCACTGGTTGAGACAATCGCCCCTGCGCCCCTGGCTCACTCCGCTGCGGAACTGATTGCTCAAGGCGCTCAGCGTTGGCAAGAGTTGCTGCAGGCCTGCTGGGCAGATAGCGAATCGCAACCGAGCAGTGCCGAAGCTGTGCTCTCTCGACTATTTCTACAGCCTTATGCGGAATTTCTTGCCGATTACACTCAGAAACCCACATCCGGACGCGTTCAGCCGCTGTGCCCGGTTTGTGGAAGTAGGCCGCAGGCGGGAATCCTTCGGCCCGAGGGAGATGGAGGAAAGCGTTCGCTCATTTGCAGTCTTTGTGCGAACGAATGGGAGTTCCGGCGATTGTTATGCCCCTCGTGCGGAGAAGAAAACGTCGAGAAGCTTGTAATTTACACTGCTGACCAGTTCCAGCACGTTCGGATTGAAGCCTGCGATAGCTGCCACCATTACATCAAGACCATCGATTTGACGAAGAATGGCAACGCAGTTCCGGTAGTAGACGAATTGGCGGCGATCCCGTTGAGCCTTTGGGCGGAAGAGCATGGGTACTCGAAATTGCAGACGAACTTGTTGGGGATCTAG
- a CDS encoding Hsp20/alpha crystallin family protein, giving the protein MKRTMATNARPTTQPAIFKLTASGTLVQRTQQISAAIARRAYELFEARGSEHGHDGEDWFRAESELLTPIPATVVDTGGGFTVTAEVPGFIGKDAEVLAEPRRLIIRAKKQETVEQEKGRTAFQGKMSNEMFRFLELPQEVDPKNMTATIKNDVLEVTLAKVNPDKKTAVGVKAA; this is encoded by the coding sequence ATGAAGCGCACAATGGCAACAAACGCACGCCCTACCACTCAACCTGCCATCTTCAAACTTACAGCAAGTGGCACCTTGGTCCAACGAACGCAACAGATCTCCGCAGCGATCGCCCGTCGCGCCTACGAACTGTTCGAAGCCCGCGGCTCTGAGCACGGACATGACGGTGAAGACTGGTTTCGCGCCGAATCTGAGTTGCTGACTCCAATCCCGGCGACAGTGGTCGACACCGGCGGAGGGTTTACAGTCACAGCCGAAGTCCCCGGCTTTATAGGCAAAGACGCGGAGGTTCTGGCCGAGCCGAGGCGCCTGATCATCCGCGCCAAGAAGCAGGAAACCGTGGAACAAGAGAAGGGAAGAACGGCGTTCCAGGGAAAAATGTCCAATGAGATGTTCCGCTTTCTGGAGTTACCGCAAGAGGTAGATCCAAAGAATATGACGGCGACTATTAAGAACGATGTGCTGGAAGTCACCTTGGCAAAAGTTAACCCGGACAAGAAGACAGCAGTCGGAGTTAAAGCTGCCTAG